One genomic segment of Desulfobulbaceae bacterium DB1 includes these proteins:
- a CDS encoding flagellar biosynthetic protein FliR — MVDPSLLSWSLNQFLILIIIMIRVGPLLFLMPVTGSNNVPSQVKILLTFATALVLAPVVPVTAEQLPGSVLGFLIFIVSEVCFAAILAVFTRFIFDAIQIAGQMVGIQMGMGMAGVMDPQYGIQTSLVGQFWNIIAILIFLSVNGHHLYIQTLLDSFSWVAPGTLHVGRPTFEGLTQGGAHMFVMSVKIMAPASAAVFFTHVAMGIIAKTVPQIPILIVGMPLNIGVGLIFVGLSLTFFLPLMISQFEMLGRVLPQLARGMGG, encoded by the coding sequence ATGGTTGACCCATCTCTTCTTTCCTGGAGTCTCAATCAGTTTCTCATCCTGATCATTATCATGATACGGGTGGGTCCGCTGCTGTTTCTCATGCCCGTTACCGGTTCCAACAACGTGCCGTCGCAGGTGAAAATCCTGCTGACCTTTGCCACGGCACTGGTTCTTGCCCCGGTGGTGCCGGTGACGGCCGAACAACTGCCCGGGTCGGTACTCGGCTTTCTTATTTTTATCGTCAGCGAGGTCTGCTTTGCCGCGATACTCGCCGTTTTCACCCGCTTTATCTTTGACGCCATCCAGATCGCGGGCCAGATGGTGGGCATCCAGATGGGCATGGGCATGGCCGGGGTCATGGATCCGCAGTACGGCATCCAAACCTCCCTGGTGGGCCAGTTCTGGAACATCATCGCCATTCTTATTTTCCTGAGCGTCAACGGTCACCATCTTTACATCCAGACCCTGCTTGACAGTTTTTCCTGGGTTGCGCCCGGCACCCTGCATGTCGGCCGGCCGACGTTTGAAGGGTTGACACAGGGAGGGGCACATATGTTTGTCATGTCCGTCAAAATCATGGCGCCTGCCTCGGCCGCCGTCTTTTTCACCCATGTGGCCATGGGCATCATCGCCAAAACCGTGCCGCAGATCCCTATCCTCATTGTCGGCATGCCGCTTAATATCGGGGTCGGCCTGATTTTTGTCGGCCTGTCCCTGACCTTTTTTCTGCCCCTGATGATTAGTCAGTTTGAAATGCTGGGTCGCGTGCTGCCGCAACTTGCCCGCGGCATGGGAGGATAA
- a CDS encoding EscS/YscS/HrcS family type III secretion system export apparatus protein has protein sequence MIPMEAVTLGQNAISITLLLSAPLLLVGMVVGLLVALFQATTQIQEMTLTFVPKIVAVMLALLFFSSWMLIKLSDYTSNLFLSIPDIIR, from the coding sequence ATGATCCCCATGGAAGCAGTCACATTGGGCCAGAATGCCATTTCCATCACCCTGCTGCTGTCCGCGCCGCTGCTGCTGGTCGGCATGGTGGTAGGCCTGCTCGTCGCTTTGTTTCAGGCCACCACCCAGATTCAGGAGATGACCCTGACCTTTGTCCCCAAAATTGTCGCGGTCATGCTGGCCCTTCTTTTTTTCTCATCCTGGATGCTGATTAAATTAAGTGATTACACCAGCAATCTTTTTCTCAGCATCCCGGATATCATCCGCTGA
- a CDS encoding flagellar basal body protein FliL produces the protein MADVDAKAADGTEQPKKKSKTMLFIILGSAILLLGGGGFFAYTKFLAPPPTPVEELIDQKTELPPTVGEIVTLDPFVVNLADPKGNRYLKMTISMELESLEASERTQKLAPKLRDIVIMMLTSLSFEEVMTPEGKLRIRDELLERFSRVTKPDKIKNIYFSEFVVQ, from the coding sequence ATGGCAGACGTTGACGCCAAGGCAGCAGACGGCACCGAGCAACCGAAAAAAAAATCAAAAACCATGCTCTTCATCATTTTGGGATCCGCAATTCTCCTGTTGGGCGGCGGCGGTTTTTTCGCCTACACCAAATTTCTCGCCCCCCCTCCCACTCCGGTGGAAGAGCTTATTGACCAGAAAACCGAATTGCCCCCGACGGTTGGGGAAATTGTCACCCTGGATCCATTTGTCGTCAATCTCGCTGATCCGAAAGGAAACCGTTACCTGAAAATGACCATCAGCATGGAGCTTGAATCGCTTGAAGCATCGGAACGAACGCAAAAGCTCGCGCCAAAACTGCGGGACATTGTTATTATGATGCTGACCAGCCTCTCATTTGAAGAAGTCATGACACCGGAAGGCAAACTGCGCATCAGGGATGAGCTGCTCGAACGATTTTCCCGCGTCACCAAACCGGACAAAATCAAAAACATCTATTTTTCCGAATTTGTTGTGCAGTGA
- a CDS encoding flagellar motor switch protein FliM, translating into MEQILSQDEVDALLKGIAGGDIEEPEEQLDEESLEYTAYDFSRQERIVQVKMPAMEAINDVFLRSIRTSISAALRRILDITAVPMELERFGAFVRTLPVPSSLQIFKMDPFRGHALFVIEPKLVFALVESFLGGSGTRNVRIEGRDFTGIEQRLIQRIVNLLLSDLEKAWYSLQPIKVQHIRSEINPQFAKICQPEDVVIINRYEVDMDRAVGSITACIPLSNLESVKQKLMTTFQREQSDEDISLKRILTENIKHVSVDMKVELGRTQLPAGDVLSLEIGDIIQLDKRKDEMMPAFVSGIRKYMGSPGIHRGNKAFLIKRKVFDQERD; encoded by the coding sequence ATGGAACAGATCCTCAGCCAAGACGAAGTTGATGCCCTCTTAAAAGGGATTGCCGGCGGCGATATTGAAGAGCCCGAAGAGCAGCTTGACGAGGAGTCGCTCGAATACACCGCGTACGACTTCAGCCGCCAGGAACGCATCGTTCAGGTCAAGATGCCGGCCATGGAGGCCATCAACGATGTGTTTTTACGCTCCATCAGAACCTCCATCTCGGCGGCGCTCAGACGCATTCTCGACATTACCGCCGTCCCCATGGAACTTGAACGATTCGGCGCCTTTGTCCGAACCCTGCCGGTTCCCAGCAGTCTGCAGATCTTCAAGATGGATCCGTTTCGGGGTCACGCCCTTTTTGTCATAGAACCCAAGCTGGTTTTTGCCTTGGTCGAAAGTTTTCTGGGCGGCAGCGGCACCCGCAATGTCCGCATCGAGGGGCGCGACTTTACCGGCATCGAACAGCGGCTGATCCAGCGCATCGTCAATCTTCTCCTGAGCGATCTGGAAAAGGCATGGTACTCGCTGCAGCCGATCAAGGTGCAGCACATCCGCAGCGAAATCAACCCCCAGTTTGCCAAAATCTGCCAACCGGAGGACGTCGTCATCATCAACCGCTACGAGGTGGACATGGATCGCGCCGTGGGCAGCATCACCGCATGCATCCCACTGTCCAATCTCGAATCGGTCAAACAAAAACTGATGACCACCTTCCAAAGGGAACAAAGCGATGAGGACATCAGCCTGAAACGCATTCTGACGGAAAACATCAAGCATGTGTCCGTGGATATGAAAGTGGAACTTGGCCGGACACAACTGCCGGCCGGCGATGTCCTGAGCCTTGAGATCGGCGATATTATCCAGCTTGACAAGAGAAAAGACGAAATGATGCCGGCCTTTGTCTCGGGCATCCGCAAATACATGGGTTCCCCGGGCATCCATCGCGGCAACAAGGCTTTTCTCATCAAGCGAAAAGTGTTTGACCAGGAAAGAGACTGA
- a CDS encoding flagellar motor switch protein FliN, producing the protein MADESLDDAWASALEEANPKKGASNGAEAAGGDDWDSLAAKNGGGDAHPAGFDELNGSTPAPSGSHNLDFLLDIPLDVSVELGRTSMIIDKMLQLTQGSVVELEKAAGEPVEIYINRKLLGKGEVIVVNERFGVRITEIISQADRIKNMA; encoded by the coding sequence ATGGCTGACGAATCTTTGGACGATGCCTGGGCAAGCGCGCTGGAAGAGGCAAATCCCAAAAAAGGCGCAAGTAACGGCGCCGAAGCGGCGGGAGGAGACGACTGGGATTCCCTGGCCGCCAAGAACGGAGGCGGCGACGCCCATCCTGCCGGCTTCGACGAATTAAACGGCAGCACCCCTGCCCCGTCCGGATCCCACAACCTTGATTTCCTGCTCGACATCCCCCTTGATGTCTCGGTGGAACTGGGCAGAACCAGCATGATAATCGACAAAATGCTGCAACTGACTCAAGGATCGGTGGTGGAACTGGAAAAGGCGGCCGGAGAGCCGGTGGAAATCTACATCAACAGAAAGCTGCTCGGCAAAGGCGAGGTTATTGTCGTCAATGAACGCTTCGGGGTCAGAATAACAGAAATCATCAGCCAGGCCGACCGTATTAAAAATATGGCATAA
- a CDS encoding flagellar biosynthetic protein FliP, translating to MKKLFPLLIPFILLFIATEALAVTLPTVQVGLAETEDPKKVAVLIEILLLFTVLSIAPAIVLMTTCFTRLVIAFSFLRSALGTQQMPPTQLLIGLALFLTLFIMSPVLKEMNETAVKPYMDEKISLQQAYDAGITPLRSFMFKQTREKDLALFLGIAKMEKPANKDEVPTSILIPSFIISELKTAFQIGFILFLPFLVIDMVVASVLLSMGMMMLPPVMVSLPFKLLLFVLVDGWYLIVGSLVKSFGV from the coding sequence ATGAAAAAGCTTTTCCCGCTGTTGATCCCTTTTATCCTTCTCTTTATTGCGACAGAGGCACTGGCCGTCACTTTGCCCACCGTGCAGGTCGGCCTTGCGGAAACCGAGGATCCCAAAAAGGTCGCGGTGCTCATCGAGATCCTGCTCCTCTTCACCGTCCTCTCCATCGCTCCGGCCATCGTCCTGATGACCACCTGTTTCACCCGGCTGGTTATCGCCTTTTCCTTTCTGCGCAGCGCCCTGGGTACCCAGCAGATGCCGCCGACCCAGCTGCTCATCGGGCTTGCCCTCTTTCTGACCCTGTTCATCATGAGTCCGGTGCTGAAAGAAATGAATGAAACCGCGGTCAAACCATACATGGACGAAAAAATCAGTCTGCAGCAGGCCTATGACGCGGGCATCACCCCCCTGCGCTCCTTCATGTTCAAACAGACCAGGGAAAAGGATCTGGCCCTTTTTCTCGGCATTGCCAAAATGGAAAAACCGGCCAACAAGGATGAGGTACCCACTTCCATCCTCATCCCGTCATTTATTATCAGTGAGTTGAAAACCGCCTTCCAGATCGGTTTTATCCTCTTTCTGCCCTTTCTGGTTATCGACATGGTGGTGGCCAGCGTCCTGCTCTCCATGGGCATGATGATGCTGCCGCCGGTCATGGTTTCCCTGCCCTTCAAATTACTGCTTTTTGTCCTGGTCGACGGGTGGTATCTCATCGTCGGCTCGCTGGTGAAAAGTTTCGGAGTATAG